In Kineococcus endophyticus, the DNA window GGAACCGGGGACTGCCGACTCGGCGGTAGGGGAGTCGCGGAGGGCTAGGACGCCTGCGGGCGTTCAACGACTTCCTGGGCCTCTGCGGCGCGCTTTGCTTCGTGCAGGAGTCGGCCGACGGTCCCGATCGGGACGTCCATCTTCGCGGCAATCTCGCGGTGTTTCAGACCCTGCGCGCGCAGCTCGACCGCGAGGTCCCGGCGGGCCTTGGCACGGGCGAGGAAGTCCTCGCGCGGCTCAGCGACAAGGCGTCGGATGGTGGTCGGATGCACGCCGAACTTCGCGGCGGCCTCGCGAGCGGTCATCGTCCGGCGACGTCGTTCCTCAGCGGGCACTGTCACACCCCTTCCCGGATGGCGGCGCGCAGCGCCTGACGCTTCGAGTGTGCCTTGGCGAGGTTCGCTCGTCGCGCCTCCTGCTGCGCGGGAGTGTTAGCGAGACCTCCACGCCGGCGTCCCTCCTGTAGCTCAAGGGAGTTACGTGCGTTCGTCGTCGCCGCACCGCGGATGCCGCCTTTGGCGCGGGCCTCGGCTGCGCTGGGCTGTGCTGCGCGGCGGCGGCCGCGGACGGTCTGGATGACGACCAGGCCCTCGCGGGAGAACTTGCGCCAGACCCACCGGGCCACCGACCGGGCGGTGTCGCTGACTTCCGGGACGCCGAGGGGGACGAGGAACTCGGTGTTGATGTTCAGCGCGTACGCCAGGACGGTCTGCTCCCACTCCTGGCGGTCGGTGTAGCGGTAGCGGGCGCGGTAGGCCCACAGCCGCAGCGCGTCGAAGAGGTGGACGTTGCGGCCCAGCCCGGTCTGCTCGGCGGCCCGCTTGGGCAGCGCGCGGGGGAACAGGTCGCCTAGGCCGCGGGCCAGGTCGCGCAGCTCGTACGCCTCGGCCCGGCCCCAGGTGGGGTACCAGCCGTCGTGGGTGGGGTTCTTGGTCAGCAG includes these proteins:
- a CDS encoding sigma factor-like helix-turn-helix DNA-binding protein, with translation MTAREAAAKFGVHPTTIRRLVAEPREDFLARAKARRDLAVELRAQGLKHREIAAKMDVPIGTVGRLLHEAKRAAEAQEVVERPQAS
- a CDS encoding replication initiation protein produces the protein MTGLTAQEWTSSHWRPRRPLATDDLALGCWRQSREQALDRLYVEHSPKALLSMLVVDVDHPDTLMRAIGLPRAHPEPSWVAEGLSGRGHVGWVLSAPVCRTDAARPEPLEFAARVQEGLRRAVDGDPGYAGLLTKNPTHDGWYPTWGRAEAYELRDLARGLGDLFPRALPKRAAEQTGLGRNVHLFDALRLWAYRARYRYTDRQEWEQTVLAYALNINTEFLVPLGVPEVSDTARSVARWVWRKFSREGLVVIQTVRGRRRAAQPSAAEARAKGGIRGAATTNARNSLELQEGRRRGGLANTPAQQEARRANLAKAHSKRQALRAAIREGV